From a single Prinia subflava isolate CZ2003 ecotype Zambia chromosome 29, Cam_Psub_1.2, whole genome shotgun sequence genomic region:
- the C29H8orf58 gene encoding uncharacterized protein C8orf58 homolog isoform X3, which yields MWGGSCAVWKRRFSCYGPWESAESCIVRTSASVYRRLQESPRQPPRAMSTRGPPPPPPQPPSSPPAVGRFLKFESEDSGVEMASNEHSPSTPLGSESSFSLDAFPAEKTPGEEPPRSPRSRSASRRLLQAAQRSRRQRGPRQLSRRSHSAADLAEPPRDPQEPEGAAAAAAGGARLPGSPRDPRAVPEAAVSGQGLRYLEHVCQMLERLARLQQDNRALRQRQRAAGAPRPATLPARQPPRQDLGTWRGEGFRPRSCSDSHAPAEPGPCRRMWGHSVSSPSLLDPSEGGAGVPAPDKDGRSHWGRVKVLLTRLTRRSLRGGRCR from the exons ATGTGGGGTGGCTCCTGCGCCGTCTGGAAGAGGAGGTTCAGCTGCT ATGGTCCCTGGGAGTCGGCCGAGAGCTGCATCGTGCGCACCTCCGCCAGCGTCTACCGCCGGCTGCAGGAGAGCCCGCGGCAGCCCCCGCGGGCCATGAGCACCCGGGGACCCCCCCCGCCGCCACCGCagccccccagcagccccccgGCCGTCGGGAGGTTCCTCAAGTTCGAATCCGAGGACTCCGGCGTGGAGATGGCCAGCAACGAGCACTCGCCCTCCACCCCGCTGGGCTCCGAGAGCAGCTTCTCCCTGGACGCTTTCCCGGCCGAGAAGACCCCCGGGGAGGAGCCCCCGCGGAGCCCCCGGAGCCGCTcggccagcaggaggctgctgcaggcGGCGCAGCGGAGCCGGAGGCAGCGCGGGCCGCGACAGCTCAGCCGGCGCAGCCACAGCGCCGCCGACCTGGCGGAGCCCCCGCGGGACCCCCAGGAACCCgagggagcggcggcggctgcggctgGGGGGGCTCGGCTGCCGGGCAGCCCTCGGGACCCCCGGGCCGTGCCCGAGGCCGCGGTGTcggggcaggggctgcgctACCTGGAGCACGTGTGCCAGATGCTGGAGCGCCTGGCGCGGCTGCAGCAGGACAACCGCGCCCtgcggcagcggcagcgggcGGCCGGAGCCCCCCGCCCGGCCACCCTG cccGCCCGGCAGCCTCCGAGGCAGGACTTGGGCACGTGGAGGGGCGAGGGGTTCCGGCCGCGCTCCTGCTCGGACAGCCACGCACCAG CTGAGCCCGGGCCGTGCCGGAGGATGTGGGGACACTCCGtcagctcccccagcctgctGGACCCCTCCGAGGGCGGGGCGGGGGTCCCGGCGCCGGACAAG GACGGGCGCTCGCACTGGGGCCGGGTGAAGGTGCTGCTCACCCGCCTGACCCGCCGCTCCCTGCGGGGCGGCCGGTGCAGGTAG
- the C29H8orf58 gene encoding uncharacterized protein C8orf58 homolog isoform X1, whose translation MWGGSCAVWKRRFSCYGPWESAESCIVRTSASVYRRLQESPRQPPRAMSTRGPPPPPPQPPSSPPAVGRFLKFESEDSGVEMASNEHSPSTPLGSESSFSLDAFPAEKTPGEEPPRSPRSRSASRRLLQAAQRSRRQRGPRQLSRRSHSAADLAEPPRDPQEPEGAAAAAAGGARLPGSPRDPRAVPEAAVSGQGLRYLEHVCQMLERLARLQQDNRALRQRQRAAGAPRPATLPARQPPRQDLGTWRGEGFRPRSCSDSHAPGERGGARERRDRGPAEPGPCRRMWGHSVSSPSLLDPSEGGAGVPAPDKDGRSHWGRVKVLLTRLTRRSLRGGRCR comes from the exons ATGTGGGGTGGCTCCTGCGCCGTCTGGAAGAGGAGGTTCAGCTGCT ATGGTCCCTGGGAGTCGGCCGAGAGCTGCATCGTGCGCACCTCCGCCAGCGTCTACCGCCGGCTGCAGGAGAGCCCGCGGCAGCCCCCGCGGGCCATGAGCACCCGGGGACCCCCCCCGCCGCCACCGCagccccccagcagccccccgGCCGTCGGGAGGTTCCTCAAGTTCGAATCCGAGGACTCCGGCGTGGAGATGGCCAGCAACGAGCACTCGCCCTCCACCCCGCTGGGCTCCGAGAGCAGCTTCTCCCTGGACGCTTTCCCGGCCGAGAAGACCCCCGGGGAGGAGCCCCCGCGGAGCCCCCGGAGCCGCTcggccagcaggaggctgctgcaggcGGCGCAGCGGAGCCGGAGGCAGCGCGGGCCGCGACAGCTCAGCCGGCGCAGCCACAGCGCCGCCGACCTGGCGGAGCCCCCGCGGGACCCCCAGGAACCCgagggagcggcggcggctgcggctgGGGGGGCTCGGCTGCCGGGCAGCCCTCGGGACCCCCGGGCCGTGCCCGAGGCCGCGGTGTcggggcaggggctgcgctACCTGGAGCACGTGTGCCAGATGCTGGAGCGCCTGGCGCGGCTGCAGCAGGACAACCGCGCCCtgcggcagcggcagcgggcGGCCGGAGCCCCCCGCCCGGCCACCCTG cccGCCCGGCAGCCTCCGAGGCAGGACTTGGGCACGTGGAGGGGCGAGGGGTTCCGGCCGCGCTCCTGCTCGGACAGCCACGCACCAGGTGAGCGGGGCGGGGCTCGGGAACGGCGGGACCGGGGGCCAG CTGAGCCCGGGCCGTGCCGGAGGATGTGGGGACACTCCGtcagctcccccagcctgctGGACCCCTCCGAGGGCGGGGCGGGGGTCCCGGCGCCGGACAAG GACGGGCGCTCGCACTGGGGCCGGGTGAAGGTGCTGCTCACCCGCCTGACCCGCCGCTCCCTGCGGGGCGGCCGGTGCAGGTAG
- the C29H8orf58 gene encoding uncharacterized protein C8orf58 homolog isoform X2, whose product MWGGSCAVWKRRFSCYGPWESAESCIVRTSASVYRRLQESPRQPPRAMSTRGPPPPPPQPPSSPPAVGRFLKFESEDSGVEMASNEHSPSTPLGSESSFSLDAFPAEKTPGEEPPRSPRSRSASRRLLQAAQRSRRQRGPRQLSRRSHSAADLAEPPRDPQEPEGAAAAAAGGARLPGSPRDPRAVPEAAVSGQGLRYLEHVCQMLERLARLQQDNRALRQRQRAAGAPRPATLPARQPPRQDLGTWRGEGFRPRSCSDSHAPAEPGPCRRMWGHSVSSPSLLDPSEGGAGVPAPDKVRPGGVGVWRVGVPRVPPADPASPSRTGARTGAG is encoded by the exons ATGTGGGGTGGCTCCTGCGCCGTCTGGAAGAGGAGGTTCAGCTGCT ATGGTCCCTGGGAGTCGGCCGAGAGCTGCATCGTGCGCACCTCCGCCAGCGTCTACCGCCGGCTGCAGGAGAGCCCGCGGCAGCCCCCGCGGGCCATGAGCACCCGGGGACCCCCCCCGCCGCCACCGCagccccccagcagccccccgGCCGTCGGGAGGTTCCTCAAGTTCGAATCCGAGGACTCCGGCGTGGAGATGGCCAGCAACGAGCACTCGCCCTCCACCCCGCTGGGCTCCGAGAGCAGCTTCTCCCTGGACGCTTTCCCGGCCGAGAAGACCCCCGGGGAGGAGCCCCCGCGGAGCCCCCGGAGCCGCTcggccagcaggaggctgctgcaggcGGCGCAGCGGAGCCGGAGGCAGCGCGGGCCGCGACAGCTCAGCCGGCGCAGCCACAGCGCCGCCGACCTGGCGGAGCCCCCGCGGGACCCCCAGGAACCCgagggagcggcggcggctgcggctgGGGGGGCTCGGCTGCCGGGCAGCCCTCGGGACCCCCGGGCCGTGCCCGAGGCCGCGGTGTcggggcaggggctgcgctACCTGGAGCACGTGTGCCAGATGCTGGAGCGCCTGGCGCGGCTGCAGCAGGACAACCGCGCCCtgcggcagcggcagcgggcGGCCGGAGCCCCCCGCCCGGCCACCCTG cccGCCCGGCAGCCTCCGAGGCAGGACTTGGGCACGTGGAGGGGCGAGGGGTTCCGGCCGCGCTCCTGCTCGGACAGCCACGCACCAG CTGAGCCCGGGCCGTGCCGGAGGATGTGGGGACACTCCGtcagctcccccagcctgctGGACCCCTCCGAGGGCGGGGCGGGGGTCCCGGCGCCGGACAAGGTACGGCCGGGGGGTGTCGGGGTGTGGCGGGTGGGGGTCCCGCGGGTCCCCCCCGCTGACCCCGCCTCTCCCAGCAGGACGGGCGCTCGCACTGGGGCCGGGTGA